A stretch of the Actinoalloteichus fjordicus genome encodes the following:
- the hisH gene encoding imidazole glycerol phosphate synthase subunit HisH, whose translation MADVVVLDYGSGNLRSAERALQRVGATVEVTSDPDAALAADGLVVPGVGAFAACMAGLRAVRGDKIIDDRLAGGRPVLGICVGMQVLFERGVEHGEEAQGCGQWPGTVDRLEADVLPHMGWNTVRPPAQSRLFAGLDADARFYFVHSYAARSWTLEPTPPFLPPQVTWAVHGKEFVAAVENGPLWATQFHPEKSGDAGAALLSNWLETLR comes from the coding sequence GTGGCAGACGTCGTCGTGCTCGACTACGGGTCGGGAAACCTGCGGTCCGCTGAGCGGGCCTTGCAACGGGTCGGCGCCACCGTCGAGGTGACCTCGGACCCGGACGCGGCCCTGGCGGCCGACGGGCTGGTGGTGCCCGGTGTCGGCGCGTTCGCGGCCTGCATGGCGGGCCTGCGTGCGGTGCGCGGCGACAAGATCATCGACGATCGGCTGGCAGGCGGACGCCCGGTGCTGGGAATCTGCGTCGGGATGCAGGTGCTCTTCGAGCGTGGCGTGGAGCACGGCGAGGAGGCGCAGGGCTGTGGGCAGTGGCCGGGCACGGTCGACCGCCTGGAGGCCGACGTGCTCCCGCACATGGGCTGGAACACCGTCCGGCCGCCCGCGCAGAGCAGACTGTTCGCCGGCCTGGACGCCGACGCCCGCTTCTACTTCGTGCACTCCTACGCAGCGAGGTCCTGGACGCTGGAGCCGACCCCGCCGTTCCTGCCGCCTCAGGTGACCTGGGCCGTGCACGGCAAGGAGTTCGTGGCGGCCGTGGAGAACGGCCCGTTGTGGGCGACGCAGTTCCACCCGGAGAAGTCGGGCGACGCGGGCGCCGCGCTGCTGTCGAACTGGTTGGAGACGTTGCGGTGA
- the priA gene encoding bifunctional 1-(5-phosphoribosyl)-5-((5-phosphoribosylamino)methylideneamino)imidazole-4-carboxamide isomerase/phosphoribosylanthranilate isomerase PriA, with product MTFTLLPAVDVAAGQAVRLVQGEAGTETMYGSPLDAALAWQRDGAEWVHLVDLDAAFGRGTNRELLAEVVGRLDVKVELSGGIRDDESLAAALATGCSRVNLGTAALEDPVWCAKVVAEHGDAVAVGLDVRITEQGHRLAARGWTSDGGDLWEVLTRLDADGCARYVVTDVGKDGTLRGPNLDLLRAVCARTEAPVIASGGVSSIADLQALAELAPAGLEGSIVGKALYAGAFTLPDALAAVR from the coding sequence GTGACTTTCACCCTGCTTCCCGCCGTCGACGTCGCAGCCGGTCAGGCAGTCCGCCTGGTCCAGGGCGAGGCGGGCACCGAGACCATGTACGGCTCGCCGCTGGACGCGGCCCTTGCCTGGCAGCGCGACGGTGCCGAGTGGGTCCATCTGGTCGACCTCGACGCCGCGTTCGGTCGGGGCACCAATCGGGAGCTGCTCGCGGAGGTCGTCGGCCGCCTGGATGTGAAGGTCGAGCTGTCGGGGGGCATCCGCGACGACGAGTCGTTGGCGGCGGCCCTGGCCACCGGATGCAGCCGGGTGAACCTGGGCACGGCGGCGCTGGAGGACCCCGTCTGGTGCGCGAAGGTCGTCGCGGAGCACGGGGACGCGGTCGCCGTCGGGCTCGACGTCCGCATCACCGAGCAGGGGCATCGCCTCGCCGCGCGGGGCTGGACCAGCGACGGCGGCGATCTCTGGGAGGTCCTCACCCGCCTGGACGCGGACGGCTGCGCGCGTTATGTCGTGACCGACGTCGGCAAGGACGGCACGCTGCGCGGGCCGAATCTCGATCTGCTGCGCGCGGTCTGTGCCCGCACCGAGGCACCGGTCATCGCCTCCGGCGGCGTGTCGAGCATCGCCGACCTCCAGGCGCTCGCCGAGCTGGCCCCCGCCGGGCTGGAAGGCTCCATCGTCGGCAAGGCGCTGTACGCGGGCGCCTTCACCCTGCCCGACGCACTGGCCGCCGTGCGCTGA
- the hisB gene encoding imidazoleglycerol-phosphate dehydratase HisB gives MSRSARVERITRESSVTVEIDLDGTGQVEIDTGVPFYDHMLTALGSHGSFDLSVAARGDVEIDAHHTVEDVAIVLGQTLRQALGDKAGIRRFGDSWIPMDETLAHAAVDLSGRPYCVHVGEPEAFNTFTIGGNYPFVLNRHVFDSLAFHAQIALHVRVIHGRDPHHITEAQFKAVARALRAAAEPDPRVTGVPSTKGTL, from the coding sequence ATGAGCCGGTCGGCAAGGGTGGAACGCATCACCAGGGAGTCCTCGGTGACCGTCGAGATCGATCTCGACGGAACCGGGCAGGTCGAGATCGACACCGGGGTCCCGTTCTACGACCACATGCTCACGGCGTTGGGCAGCCACGGGTCCTTCGACCTGAGCGTGGCGGCGCGCGGCGACGTGGAGATCGACGCCCACCACACGGTGGAGGACGTCGCGATCGTCCTCGGGCAGACGCTGCGACAGGCCCTGGGCGACAAGGCAGGCATCCGCCGCTTCGGGGACTCCTGGATTCCGATGGACGAGACGCTGGCCCACGCCGCCGTCGACCTGTCGGGGCGGCCCTACTGCGTGCACGTCGGCGAGCCGGAGGCGTTCAACACCTTCACGATCGGCGGCAACTACCCCTTCGTGCTCAATCGGCACGTCTTCGACTCCCTGGCCTTCCACGCCCAGATCGCCCTGCACGTGCGGGTGATCCACGGCCGCGACCCGCACCACATCACCGAGGCCCAGTTCAAGGCGGTCGCCAGGGCGCTGCGGGCCGCCGCCGAGCCGGACCCGAGGGTCACCGGCGTGCCGTCCACGAAGGGCACCCTCTGA
- the hisF gene encoding imidazole glycerol phosphate synthase subunit HisF yields the protein MSVSLRVIPCLDVDRGRVVKGVNFTDLVDAGDPVELAAAYDAEGADELTFLDVTASSADRETTFDVVRRTAEQVFIPLTVGGGVRAVDDVDKLLRAGADKVSLNTAAVARPELLREASRRYGAQCIVLSMDTRRVPPGQPPTPSGFEVTTHGGRRGTGLDAVEWAERGQELGVGEILLNSMDADGTKAGFDLDMIRAIRRVVGVPLIASGGAGAVEHFPPAVDAGADAVLAASVFHFGELRISQVKDGLREAGVVVR from the coding sequence ATGTCCGTATCACTCCGGGTGATCCCCTGCCTCGACGTGGATCGGGGCCGGGTGGTCAAGGGCGTCAACTTCACCGACCTCGTCGACGCGGGCGATCCCGTCGAGCTGGCCGCCGCCTACGACGCCGAGGGCGCGGACGAGCTGACGTTCCTCGACGTCACGGCCTCCTCCGCCGACCGCGAGACCACCTTCGACGTGGTCCGACGCACCGCAGAGCAGGTGTTCATCCCGCTCACCGTGGGCGGCGGCGTGCGCGCCGTCGACGACGTCGACAAGCTCTTGCGGGCGGGCGCCGACAAGGTGAGCCTCAACACCGCCGCCGTCGCCAGGCCCGAGCTGCTCCGCGAGGCGTCCCGCCGCTACGGGGCCCAGTGCATCGTGCTGTCGATGGACACCCGGCGAGTCCCGCCGGGGCAGCCGCCGACGCCCTCGGGCTTCGAGGTGACCACGCACGGCGGTCGCCGGGGCACCGGCCTGGACGCCGTCGAGTGGGCCGAGCGCGGCCAGGAGCTGGGGGTCGGCGAGATCCTGCTCAACTCGATGGACGCCGACGGGACGAAGGCGGGCTTCGACCTGGACATGATCCGGGCGATCCGGCGGGTCGTCGGCGTGCCGCTGATCGCCAGCGGCGGCGCGGGCGCCGTCGAGCACTTCCCCCCGGCGGTGGACGCGGGCGCCGACGCGGTGCTGGCCGCGAGCGTCTTCCACTTCGGTGAGCTGCGCATCAGTCAGGTCAAGGACGGGCTGCGCGAGGCCGGGGTGGTCGTCCGATGA
- the hisI gene encoding phosphoribosyl-AMP cyclohydrolase has protein sequence MTDETLDPTIAALLKRNADGLVCAVAQQHGSGEVLMVGWMDDEALRRTLATRRATYFSRSRQEYWVKGETSGHAQHVREVRLDCDGDTVLLIVDQVGAACHTGDRTCFDARVLLAEASSPSDPAPRP, from the coding sequence ATGACTGACGAGACGCTCGATCCCACGATCGCCGCCCTGCTCAAGCGCAACGCCGACGGCCTGGTGTGCGCGGTCGCCCAGCAGCACGGCAGCGGCGAGGTGCTGATGGTCGGCTGGATGGACGACGAGGCGCTGCGCCGCACGCTGGCGACCCGCCGGGCCACCTACTTCTCCCGCAGCAGGCAGGAGTACTGGGTCAAGGGCGAGACCTCGGGACATGCCCAGCACGTCCGGGAGGTCCGGCTGGACTGTGACGGCGACACCGTGCTGCTGATCGTCGACCAGGTCGGCGCCGCCTGTCACACCGGGGATCGCACCTGTTTCGACGCCCGCGTGCTGCTGGCCGAGGCGAGCAGTCCGAGCGATCCTGCCCCACGGCCATAG
- a CDS encoding histidinol-phosphate transaminase: MTTPSSIPGAEVDLAALPLREDLRGRSPYGAPQLDVAVRLNTNENPFPPPPGLVADVTESIRLVAENLHRYPDRDALALRADLAGYLGGATGVGLSEANLWAANGSNEVLQQIMQTFGGPGRTALGFAPSYSMHPIIAAGTRTEWVAAPRREDFSLDATAAVRAIEEHRPDIVFVTSPNNPTGQAVPLDDLRLLAAAAPGILVLDEAYGEFSPAPSGVRLLAEFPTKLIVSRTMSKAFAFAGGRLGYLAAAPAVVDALQLVRLPYHLSVLTQAAARAALRHAEATLGSVAALVAERERVIVALRGIGFPVVHSDANFLLFGGFDDPDTAWRAYLDEDVLIRDPGIPGHLRMTVGNPAENDAFLAASKAVAARFGIG; this comes from the coding sequence ATGACCACGCCGTCCTCGATTCCCGGCGCCGAGGTCGACCTCGCCGCGCTGCCGCTGCGGGAGGACCTGCGCGGCAGAAGCCCGTACGGCGCCCCGCAGCTCGACGTCGCCGTCCGGCTGAACACCAACGAGAACCCCTTCCCGCCGCCGCCGGGGCTGGTCGCCGACGTCACCGAGTCGATCCGGCTGGTCGCCGAGAACCTGCATCGCTATCCGGACCGGGACGCGCTCGCCCTGCGTGCCGACCTGGCCGGATACCTCGGCGGTGCGACCGGCGTCGGGCTGTCCGAGGCGAACCTCTGGGCGGCCAACGGGTCCAACGAGGTCCTCCAGCAGATCATGCAAACCTTCGGCGGGCCCGGTCGCACCGCGCTGGGATTCGCGCCCTCCTACTCCATGCACCCGATCATCGCCGCGGGCACTCGAACCGAGTGGGTGGCCGCGCCCCGACGCGAGGACTTCTCGCTGGACGCGACGGCCGCCGTGCGGGCGATCGAGGAGCACCGCCCCGACATCGTGTTCGTGACCAGCCCCAACAACCCCACCGGGCAGGCCGTGCCCTTGGATGATCTGCGGCTGCTGGCGGCGGCCGCGCCGGGCATCCTGGTGCTCGACGAGGCCTACGGCGAGTTCTCGCCTGCCCCGAGCGGGGTGCGCCTGCTGGCCGAGTTCCCGACGAAGCTGATCGTCAGCCGCACCATGAGCAAGGCCTTCGCCTTCGCGGGCGGCAGGCTCGGCTACCTGGCGGCGGCGCCCGCCGTCGTCGACGCGCTCCAGCTCGTCCGACTGCCCTACCACCTGTCGGTGCTGACGCAGGCCGCCGCGCGGGCGGCCCTACGGCATGCCGAGGCGACCCTCGGATCGGTGGCCGCGCTGGTCGCCGAGCGGGAGCGCGTGATCGTCGCCCTACGCGGGATCGGCTTCCCGGTGGTGCACTCGGATGCGAACTTCCTGCTGTTCGGCGGCTTCGACGATCCCGACACGGCCTGGCGGGCCTATCTGGACGAGGACGTGCTCATCCGCGATCCGGGCATCCCCGGCCATCTGCGGATGACGGTGGGCAACCCGGCCGAGAACGACGCCTTCCTTGCGGCGAGCAAGGCCGTCGCGGCCCGCTTCGGCATCGGCTGA
- a CDS encoding CPBP family intramembrane glutamic endopeptidase, with translation MGSASVPSGLRVGGAATAVVSGLGLAALAVPALRRAFEDDRAAEAGVGELLWTVLIRIPVGTVLAEEVAFRGVLPALTGSGTGSPGRAMIVSAGMFGLWHVLPAMSLAGDNRAVEATVGRGRLPTVLLGVSSTFLVGLALHALRVRGRGVLAPALVHLATNSGGYLVSWLVQRAARRRARG, from the coding sequence TTGGGGTCCGCGTCGGTGCCCTCGGGGCTGCGAGTCGGCGGAGCGGCCACCGCCGTGGTGAGCGGTCTCGGGCTCGCCGCCCTGGCCGTGCCTGCGCTGCGTCGGGCGTTCGAGGACGACCGGGCGGCTGAGGCGGGCGTCGGCGAGCTGCTGTGGACCGTGTTGATCCGGATTCCGGTGGGCACCGTCCTCGCGGAGGAGGTCGCCTTCCGGGGCGTGCTGCCCGCGCTGACCGGCTCCGGCACGGGGAGCCCCGGCCGAGCCATGATCGTCTCGGCGGGGATGTTCGGTCTCTGGCACGTGCTGCCCGCCATGAGCCTGGCGGGCGACAACCGGGCCGTGGAGGCCACCGTCGGGCGCGGCAGGCTGCCGACCGTCCTGCTAGGCGTGTCGAGCACATTCCTCGTCGGGCTCGCCCTGCACGCCTTGCGGGTCCGGGGCCGTGGCGTCCTGGCGCCCGCACTGGTGCACCTGGCGACGAACTCGGGCGGCTATCTCGTCTCCTGGCTCGTCCAGCGGGCCGCGCGGCGGCGGGCTCGGGGCTGA
- a CDS encoding acyltransferase family protein: protein MSRSTPSEQPDPPEVTSTAQPAALEGPALADSGPTEQALGDSASPEQARLEQAPTTQAPTTQALTTQAPTTQARTKPAPTPEPDRRRDRYVDLLRAMSLLVVVLWHWAFTILVWSPEGPEATSPLGFTSGLWIATWLLQVLPVFFYIGGYVHMVSWQRAHARGTSLAAFVGSRLSQLAVPGGALLLTWVVLGGVLSTIFNLRWMGQVVLLVISPLWFLAVYLVLIALLPFSLWLHRRFDLLALIWMGGAAMLVDVLRFRYGLELLGWLNMLLVWGLAHQAGFFYQRLARVGRRFGPVVLWVGLFALAGLVFSGLYPGSMVGVPGDRLSNMAPPTFVIVALLAFQMGAVEVLRPRMQVLLQRASWQRFNDVINRFALPLFLFHTTGMALSQVVTWLIQGSPMNDTTVPDVGWWLERPIAVIGPLLFTLPVIALFGRYWMRHRTEKETSPPP, encoded by the coding sequence GTGTCGAGATCGACCCCCTCGGAGCAGCCCGATCCGCCCGAGGTCACCTCGACGGCGCAGCCCGCCGCCCTCGAAGGCCCGGCCCTTGCGGACTCGGGCCCCACGGAACAGGCCCTCGGGGACTCGGCGTCACCGGAGCAGGCTCGCCTGGAGCAGGCCCCCACGACCCAGGCCCCGACGACCCAGGCCCTCACGACGCAGGCCCCCACGACCCAGGCCCGTACGAAACCAGCCCCCACGCCGGAGCCCGACCGCCGCCGTGACCGCTACGTCGACCTGCTGCGGGCGATGAGTCTGCTGGTGGTGGTCCTGTGGCACTGGGCGTTCACGATCCTGGTGTGGAGCCCGGAGGGGCCGGAGGCCACCAGCCCGCTCGGCTTCACCTCGGGCCTGTGGATCGCCACCTGGCTGCTTCAGGTGCTGCCGGTGTTCTTCTACATCGGCGGCTACGTGCACATGGTCTCCTGGCAGCGCGCCCACGCCAGGGGTACCAGCCTCGCCGCGTTCGTCGGCTCCCGGCTGAGTCAGCTCGCCGTGCCCGGCGGCGCGCTCCTGCTCACCTGGGTGGTGCTCGGCGGTGTGCTGAGCACCATCTTCAACCTGCGCTGGATGGGCCAGGTGGTGCTGCTGGTGATCAGCCCGCTGTGGTTCCTCGCGGTGTACCTGGTGTTGATCGCGCTGCTGCCGTTCAGTCTGTGGCTGCACCGACGGTTCGACCTGCTCGCCCTGATCTGGATGGGCGGCGCCGCGATGCTGGTGGACGTCCTGCGCTTCCGCTACGGCCTGGAGCTGCTCGGCTGGCTGAACATGCTCCTGGTGTGGGGCCTGGCGCATCAGGCGGGCTTCTTCTACCAGCGACTGGCCAGGGTCGGTCGCCGCTTCGGGCCCGTGGTGCTGTGGGTCGGTCTCTTCGCGCTGGCCGGGCTCGTGTTCTCCGGGCTCTATCCGGGCTCGATGGTCGGCGTGCCCGGCGACCGGCTCTCCAACATGGCGCCGCCCACCTTCGTCATCGTCGCCCTGCTGGCCTTCCAGATGGGTGCCGTCGAGGTGCTCCGACCGCGGATGCAGGTCCTGCTGCAACGGGCGAGCTGGCAGCGGTTCAACGACGTGATCAACCGGTTCGCGCTGCCGCTGTTCCTCTTCCACACCACCGGGATGGCCCTGTCGCAGGTGGTGACCTGGCTGATCCAGGGCAGCCCGATGAACGACACCACCGTGCCGGACGTCGGCTGGTGGCTGGAACGGCCGATCGCGGTGATCGGGCCCCTGCTGTTCACTCTGCCGGTGATCGCGCTCTTCGGTCGGTACTGGATGCGCCACCGCACGGAGAAGGAGACCTCGCCGCCGCCGTAG
- a CDS encoding RNA polymerase sigma-70 factor, with the protein MIVGVPVTSEELHEFETHRTRLFGIAYRMLGSAGEAEDAVQDAFLRWNDAERGAVREPAAWLTTVLTNLCLNRLTSARARRESYVGPWLPEPVITEDSALGPLDTVEQRESVSMAFLVLLERLTPPERAVFVLREAFQYGHREIAGVLGVTEANCQQLYHRARERVARDRPRFEAAPEEGRRIAQRFLEAAQGQDVAGLASMLAADVVSWSDGGGKANAARRPVLGSDRVARLLVGWMRKGGPGTRTVVAEINGQPAILGSIAEQLVMAVVLHVVDGRVEALHTVVNPDKLAFLSAQLA; encoded by the coding sequence ATGATCGTCGGTGTGCCGGTCACCTCCGAGGAGCTGCACGAGTTCGAGACGCACCGCACTCGGCTGTTCGGCATCGCCTATCGGATGCTCGGCTCGGCGGGCGAGGCCGAGGACGCCGTGCAGGACGCGTTCCTCCGCTGGAACGACGCCGAGCGCGGCGCCGTCCGCGAACCGGCCGCCTGGCTGACGACGGTGCTGACCAACCTCTGTCTCAATCGCCTCACCTCGGCCCGCGCCCGCCGCGAGAGCTACGTCGGGCCGTGGCTCCCGGAACCCGTGATCACCGAGGACTCCGCGCTGGGACCGCTGGACACCGTGGAGCAGCGCGAGTCGGTGTCGATGGCCTTCCTCGTGCTGCTGGAACGGCTCACCCCGCCGGAACGGGCGGTGTTCGTGCTCCGAGAGGCCTTCCAGTACGGCCACCGCGAGATCGCAGGCGTCCTCGGCGTCACCGAGGCGAACTGTCAGCAGCTCTACCACCGGGCCCGCGAACGGGTGGCGCGCGATCGACCTCGGTTCGAGGCCGCGCCCGAGGAGGGACGTCGGATCGCCCAGCGCTTCCTCGAGGCCGCGCAAGGCCAGGACGTCGCCGGGCTGGCGAGCATGCTGGCCGCCGACGTCGTGTCCTGGTCCGACGGCGGCGGCAAGGCCAATGCGGCCCGCAGGCCCGTTCTCGGGTCCGACCGCGTTGCCCGGCTGCTCGTGGGCTGGATGCGCAAGGGCGGCCCGGGCACCAGGACCGTCGTGGCCGAGATCAACGGGCAGCCCGCCATCCTCGGCTCCATCGCCGAGCAGCTCGTCATGGCCGTCGTGCTGCACGTCGTGGACGGTCGCGTCGAGGCCCTCCACACGGTCGTCAACCCCGACAAGCTGGCCTTTCTCTCCGCCCAGCTGGCGTGA
- a CDS encoding DinB family protein codes for MTATRRADMFTADGRPSDDDPREHRPRLGDERTTLVESLRAQRLTLEMKCAGLDAEAMARRAVEPSTMSLLGLVRHLAEIERATFRKMLAGQDAPRLFCTETDRDGDFNGAVADPQVVAEAWDAWRSEVDFAVRLVAEAPSLDVTGDDPLNQHGSGGGAMSLREVLVGMIEEYARHMGHVDLLRERIDGRLGQ; via the coding sequence ATGACCGCGACCCGACGCGCCGACATGTTCACCGCCGACGGCAGGCCGTCTGACGACGACCCTCGGGAGCACCGTCCGAGGCTGGGCGATGAGCGCACCACGCTGGTCGAGTCCCTGCGCGCTCAGCGACTCACGCTGGAGATGAAATGCGCTGGTCTCGATGCCGAGGCCATGGCACGCCGCGCCGTCGAACCGTCGACGATGTCGCTCCTCGGGCTGGTGCGACATCTGGCGGAGATCGAGCGGGCGACGTTCCGGAAGATGCTGGCCGGGCAGGACGCTCCCCGGCTGTTCTGCACCGAGACCGATCGCGACGGTGATTTCAACGGCGCCGTGGCCGATCCGCAGGTCGTCGCGGAGGCGTGGGACGCCTGGCGGAGCGAAGTGGACTTCGCCGTGCGGCTGGTCGCCGAGGCGCCGAGTCTCGACGTCACCGGCGACGACCCCTTGAATCAGCACGGCAGCGGCGGCGGGGCGATGTCGCTGCGGGAGGTGCTGGTCGGGATGATCGAGGAGTACGCCCGGCACATGGGTCACGTCGACCTGTTGCGCGAGCGCATCGACGGACGGCTGGGTCAGTGA
- a CDS encoding NAD(P)/FAD-dependent oxidoreductase, which yields MTQRIVIIGAGYAGLTAAARVARQVRDVEVVLVNARPNFVERVRLHQVASGAAVGEHALADLMRGSGIDLKIGRVESIDPQRRELRIDDETLGYDTLVYALGSVADSGAGVPGVAEHAESVAALTEARGLHSRVLDLADRRGTVTVVGGGLTGIEAATELAETHPGLRVRLLVGTMVGPRLSDKGRAHLRRVFDRLGIEVRTGARVAEVRASSLVLADGETVDTDSTVWATGFGVPDLAARAGLAVDATGRVLVDDTMRSTSHPEVYAVGDAATVRLPGGRELRMACATAKPIGQHAADSIAARLAGRTPRPFRFRYLIQCISLGRADGLVQFVDAVDGPKERVLTGRTAARFKEFVVRYALRSSYQAGPYLPRRRVSGRETAGSTRG from the coding sequence ATGACTCAGCGAATCGTGATCATCGGTGCGGGCTATGCGGGGCTCACGGCGGCGGCGCGGGTGGCGCGGCAGGTGCGCGACGTCGAGGTGGTGCTGGTCAACGCGAGGCCGAACTTCGTGGAACGCGTGCGACTGCACCAGGTGGCCTCCGGGGCGGCGGTCGGCGAGCACGCGCTGGCGGACCTGATGCGCGGCAGCGGCATCGACCTCAAGATCGGGCGGGTGGAGTCGATCGACCCGCAGCGCCGCGAGCTTCGGATCGATGACGAGACACTCGGCTACGACACCCTGGTGTACGCCCTGGGCAGCGTCGCCGACTCCGGCGCCGGCGTTCCCGGCGTCGCCGAACACGCCGAGAGCGTCGCGGCGCTGACCGAGGCACGCGGGCTGCACTCGAGGGTGCTCGACCTCGCCGACCGACGCGGCACGGTCACGGTGGTCGGCGGCGGTCTGACCGGGATCGAGGCGGCGACCGAGCTGGCCGAGACTCATCCGGGTCTCCGGGTGCGGCTGCTCGTCGGGACGATGGTGGGCCCGAGGCTGTCCGACAAGGGTCGGGCGCATCTGCGACGGGTGTTCGACCGGCTCGGCATCGAGGTGCGGACCGGTGCCAGGGTCGCCGAGGTGCGGGCGTCCTCGCTCGTGCTGGCCGACGGCGAGACCGTCGACACCGACAGCACGGTGTGGGCCACGGGATTCGGCGTCCCGGACCTCGCCGCGCGGGCCGGGCTGGCCGTCGACGCGACGGGGCGGGTCCTCGTCGACGACACGATGCGCTCGACCTCGCACCCGGAGGTCTACGCCGTCGGCGACGCCGCGACGGTCCGCCTCCCCGGCGGTCGGGAACTGCGGATGGCCTGCGCGACCGCCAAGCCGATCGGCCAGCACGCGGCGGACTCCATCGCCGCCCGGCTGGCGGGCCGCACGCCCCGGCCGTTCCGGTTCCGGTACCTCATCCAGTGCATCAGCCTGGGCCGCGCCGACGGACTGGTCCAGTTCGTCGACGCCGTGGACGGCCCGAAGGAACGGGTGCTCACCGGGCGCACCGCCGCCCGGTTCAAGGAGTTCGTCGTCCGCTACGCGCTGCGAAGCTCCTACCAGGCGGGCCCGTATCTGCCTCGGCGGCGGGTGAGCGGTCGGGAGACGGCAGGCAGCACGCGGGGCTGA
- the soxR gene encoding redox-sensitive transcriptional activator SoxR: MSRLRDQLTIGEVATRSGVPHTALRFYEQRGLISSERTGGNQRRYPRTVLRRLAFIRAAQRVGMSLDRIADALATLPADTSPTKAHWARLSSSWQEELEARIDGMQRLRDRLASCIGCGCLSLRSCSLHNTDDQLADLGSGATGLQPTSEGGR; this comes from the coding sequence ATGTCCCGACTCCGCGATCAGTTGACCATCGGCGAGGTCGCGACGCGAAGCGGGGTTCCCCACACGGCGCTGCGGTTCTACGAGCAGCGCGGGCTGATCTCCTCGGAGCGGACCGGCGGCAACCAGCGACGTTATCCTCGCACCGTCCTCCGACGACTGGCCTTCATTCGCGCGGCGCAGCGCGTCGGCATGAGCCTGGACCGCATCGCCGACGCCCTGGCCACGCTCCCGGCCGACACCAGCCCGACGAAGGCGCACTGGGCCCGGTTGTCCTCGTCCTGGCAGGAGGAGCTGGAGGCCAGGATCGACGGGATGCAACGGCTTCGGGACCGACTGGCCTCCTGCATCGGCTGCGGCTGTCTGTCGCTGAGGTCCTGTTCGCTGCACAACACCGACGACCAGCTGGCCGATCTCGGCTCGGGCGCCACCGGCCTGCAGCCGACGTCGGAGGGCGGTCGCTGA
- a CDS encoding DUF5753 domain-containing protein: protein MARDVDRENWAAVGSSVAPTQLDTLVKYENEAQTITDVNPLLVPGLLQTRDYAYAIMRFGDTPETVATKAVLHRLGRQSALSGPTAPKFTAILAESALIQRIGSRMIMADQLDHVVDRAKSSNISVRVLPIAAGYHAALMGGWFLLEFDDAPPVVHLEHVDSGTFAHTRRTTRSFLEAKDSLLSVAMSAEDSVRLIATHAAHHRQGDDLYDRTSRTSTVA, encoded by the coding sequence ATGGCCCGCGACGTCGACCGGGAAAACTGGGCCGCCGTCGGCAGTAGCGTCGCCCCGACGCAACTCGACACGCTCGTGAAATACGAGAACGAGGCTCAGACCATCACCGACGTGAACCCGCTGCTGGTTCCCGGCCTGCTCCAGACCCGCGACTATGCGTACGCGATCATGCGGTTCGGCGACACTCCCGAGACCGTCGCCACCAAGGCCGTGCTGCACCGACTCGGACGCCAGTCCGCCCTTTCTGGACCCACCGCGCCCAAGTTCACCGCGATCCTCGCCGAGTCGGCCCTGATCCAGCGCATCGGGAGCCGAATGATCATGGCTGATCAACTCGACCACGTAGTCGATCGGGCCAAGTCCTCGAACATCTCGGTCCGGGTACTCCCGATCGCTGCGGGATACCACGCGGCACTGATGGGCGGCTGGTTCCTGCTGGAGTTCGACGATGCCCCGCCTGTCGTCCACTTGGAACACGTCGACTCCGGGACCTTCGCCCACACGCGACGGACGACACGATCGTTCCTAGAGGCCAAGGATAGCCTGCTGTCCGTCGCGATGAGTGCGGAGGACTCGGTCCGGCTCATCGCGACGCACGCTGCTCACCACCGCCAAGGAGATGACCTCTATGACCGAACCTCTCGAACTTCGACGGTGGCGTAA
- a CDS encoding DUF397 domain-containing protein, which translates to MTEPLELRRWRKSSRSAHKTNCVEIGQAPGFIGIRDTKNRDGGTLIVDHTTFTTFLNALRADRLG; encoded by the coding sequence ATGACCGAACCTCTCGAACTTCGACGGTGGCGTAAGTCGAGCCGGTCCGCCCATAAGACCAACTGCGTCGAGATCGGCCAGGCCCCCGGCTTCATCGGCATCCGCGACACCAAGAACCGCGACGGCGGCACCCTCATCGTCGACCACACGACCTTCACCACGTTCCTCAACGCCCTACGCGCCGACCGACTCGGCTGA